One window of Ferrimicrobium sp. genomic DNA carries:
- the cofE gene encoding coenzyme F420-0:L-glutamate ligase has product MNQLRLQLFTNPLDEEIVEGTDLAALIVRDFELADGDIIVVTQKVISKAEGQVVSVDDDDQESFDALVRSESRRILRRRGTLAITETHHGFVCANAGIDRSNTDPGTVTLLPVDPDRSALRLLHQLQYRTGLQLGVVITDTFGRTWRSGVTDVAIGVAGLQPIADLRGTRDHNGMTLQATEICIADEIAGAADLIKRKDGRTPFVLVRGVDRSHLGHGSIGADVVRGYDFDLFR; this is encoded by the coding sequence ATGAATCAGCTCAGGCTCCAGCTCTTTACCAATCCGCTCGACGAGGAGATCGTGGAGGGAACTGATCTCGCAGCTCTGATCGTCCGAGACTTTGAACTCGCCGATGGCGATATCATAGTGGTCACCCAAAAGGTGATTTCAAAGGCCGAAGGGCAGGTCGTCAGCGTCGATGACGACGATCAGGAGAGCTTTGACGCGCTCGTGCGCTCTGAATCCCGTCGCATCCTCCGTCGTCGAGGGACACTCGCGATCACCGAGACGCACCACGGATTCGTCTGCGCTAATGCGGGTATCGATCGATCAAATACCGACCCAGGTACGGTCACGCTCCTGCCTGTCGACCCTGATCGAAGCGCACTCCGCCTGTTGCATCAGTTGCAGTATCGCACAGGACTTCAGCTTGGAGTGGTCATCACTGACACCTTCGGCCGTACATGGCGATCAGGAGTAACCGACGTCGCTATCGGTGTCGCAGGCCTCCAACCCATCGCCGACCTACGCGGGACCCGGGACCACAACGGTATGACCCTACAGGCAACTGAAATCTGCATCGCCGACGAGATTGCCGGTGCTGCTGACCTCATTAAGCGCAAGGACGGTCGTACCCCATTTGTTCTTGTTAGAGGAGTGGACCGAAGCCACCTGGGGCATGGGAGCATCGGTGCCGACGTCGTCCGTGGGTACGACTTCGATCTCTTCCGTTAG
- a CDS encoding NDP-sugar synthase — protein MRAVVLVGGEGTRLRPLTFHTPKQMLRVIGFPMLERVLHRLRGFGVDEVVLSLGYQPDAFRLAYPTGEAAGVRLTYAIEEEPLDTAGAIRFAAESAGIDETFLVVNGDILTDLDVKDLIDFHLDRRSRATIGLVRVDNPSQFGVVVKDEHGRALRFVEKPSIESAPSHDINAGIYILEPSALELIPQGGKMSIERELFPQLVKQGTLFARAYECYWLDAGTPKNYYRAIRDILFGARMGELVPPRAWYPAPNQPEDAVGHCYFGSSVQLSSVSRVVGSVIEDGVEIADGATVIDSVVLEGARVGPGSVIRGSIVGAHTVVPEDVHLDELAIVAESTDLHPGDSLVGVGQS, from the coding sequence TTCATACTCCTAAGCAGATGCTTCGAGTGATTGGTTTCCCAATGCTGGAGCGGGTCCTGCATCGTCTTCGTGGTTTCGGTGTCGATGAGGTGGTGTTGTCGCTGGGATATCAACCAGACGCCTTCCGCCTGGCCTATCCGACTGGGGAAGCGGCGGGGGTTCGCCTAACCTATGCGATCGAAGAGGAGCCACTTGATACGGCAGGGGCGATCCGGTTTGCTGCAGAGAGTGCTGGCATTGATGAGACATTTCTCGTGGTCAACGGCGATATCTTGACCGACTTGGACGTAAAGGATTTGATAGATTTCCATCTCGATCGGCGAAGCCGTGCGACAATTGGACTGGTGCGAGTGGACAACCCTAGCCAGTTTGGGGTGGTGGTGAAGGATGAGCATGGGCGCGCCCTTCGTTTTGTGGAGAAGCCGTCGATCGAATCCGCTCCCTCACATGATATCAATGCGGGGATCTACATTTTGGAGCCGAGTGCCCTTGAGCTTATCCCTCAAGGCGGCAAAATGTCGATCGAGAGAGAGTTGTTCCCGCAACTGGTAAAACAGGGCACTCTCTTTGCCCGTGCGTATGAGTGTTACTGGCTTGATGCGGGTACGCCAAAAAACTATTATCGGGCAATTCGAGACATTCTCTTTGGTGCTCGGATGGGTGAGCTCGTTCCTCCGCGAGCCTGGTATCCTGCTCCGAATCAGCCGGAAGACGCTGTTGGGCATTGCTACTTTGGTTCTTCGGTCCAACTGAGTTCGGTTTCACGAGTCGTTGGATCTGTGATTGAGGACGGGGTAGAGATTGCAGATGGGGCCACGGTTATAGACTCAGTTGTCCTTGAGGGCGCGCGAGTGGGTCCGGGTTCCGTTATCCGAGGATCTATCGTTGGTGCGCATACGGTGGTTCCTGAGGATGTCCACCTCGATGAGCTAGCTATTGTCGCTGAGAGTACGGATCTTCATCCAGGCGACAGCTTGGTGGGCGTGGGACAATCATAG
- a CDS encoding NAD-dependent epimerase/dehydratase family protein: MVSSPVLVTGGAGFIGSHLVERLIDAGYEVDVVDNLSTGSLANLRTARGKGDRGLHFHKLDIVDGDLEALMMRRQPGAVIHLAAQVNVRESMLDPVGDLTTNVVGSLRVLEAARRTGVSKVIFATSAGIYGAIAPKDLPVREDMPHNPDSFYGLSKDAVLAYLRLFRASFDLEYTALVLANVYGPRQGMLAEGGVVAKFAQAIIAGEQASILGDGSQTRDFVYVEDVVDAFYRSLEQGGGLTLNIATGIETSINTLHKEMYRIAGGEYRQPIYSQAIPGEILRSSLDARRAGWYLRWHASTTLERGLERVFEWYEATVTRTSFG; encoded by the coding sequence ATGGTATCGTCTCCTGTCTTGGTGACCGGCGGAGCCGGTTTTATCGGTTCTCATCTCGTGGAGCGGTTGATCGATGCTGGTTACGAAGTCGATGTGGTCGATAATCTTTCGACGGGCTCCCTTGCCAATCTGCGCACGGCGCGAGGTAAGGGTGATCGTGGTTTACATTTCCACAAGCTAGATATTGTCGATGGTGATCTGGAGGCGCTGATGATGCGGCGCCAACCTGGGGCGGTGATCCATCTCGCCGCGCAGGTCAACGTGCGTGAATCCATGTTGGACCCTGTTGGGGATTTGACGACTAACGTCGTTGGTTCTCTCCGGGTCCTCGAAGCTGCACGACGCACCGGCGTTTCAAAGGTGATCTTTGCCACGAGTGCCGGTATCTACGGTGCGATAGCACCAAAGGATCTGCCTGTGCGCGAGGATATGCCCCATAATCCGGACTCCTTCTATGGTCTGTCCAAGGATGCGGTCCTCGCCTATCTGCGGCTCTTCCGGGCGAGCTTCGACCTCGAATACACGGCTCTCGTGTTGGCGAACGTCTATGGGCCGAGGCAAGGCATGTTGGCTGAGGGAGGGGTGGTGGCGAAGTTCGCTCAGGCCATCATCGCAGGCGAACAGGCCAGTATCCTTGGAGATGGAAGCCAGACTCGTGATTTCGTCTACGTCGAGGATGTCGTTGATGCGTTTTATCGATCCCTTGAGCAGGGAGGTGGTCTTACGCTCAATATTGCAACAGGAATCGAAACCTCGATCAACACGCTCCATAAGGAGATGTATCGGATTGCAGGGGGTGAGTACCGGCAGCCGATCTATAGCCAGGCCATTCCCGGCGAGATTTTGCGCTCAAGTCTTGATGCCAGGCGTGCTGGTTGGTATTTGAGGTGGCACGCGAGCACAACGCTCGAACGAGGTCTTGAACGGGTTTTTGAGTGGTATGAGGCCACTGTCACTCGGACCAGCTTCGGCTAA